From a single Capsicum annuum cultivar UCD-10X-F1 chromosome 12, UCD10Xv1.1, whole genome shotgun sequence genomic region:
- the LOC107851308 gene encoding copper transport protein ATX1, which yields MSQTVVLKVGMSCQGCVGAVNRVLGKMEGVESFDIDIKEQKVTVKGNVEPEAVFQTVSKTGKKTSFWEEAAPAPAPAEPEAKPVEEKPAETPTDPEPKPAEEKPAETVAAA from the exons ATGTCTCAG ACAGTTGTTCTCAAGGTTGGCATGTCATGCCAAGGGTGTGTTGGAGCTGTGAACAGGGTTTTGGGCAAAATGGAAG GTGTTGAATCATTTGATATCGATATAAAGGAGCAAAAAGTGACCGTGAAAGGAAATGTGGAACCCGAAGCTGTTTTCCAGACTGTTTCAAAGACTGGAAAGAAGACTTCTTTCTGGGAAGAAGCAGCACCAGCACCAGCACCAGCTGAACCCGAAGCAAAGCCTGTAGAAGAAAAGCCTGCAGAAACACCAACTGACCCCGAACCAAAGCCCGCGGAAGAAAAGCCCGCTGAAACTGTTGCTGCAGCATGA